A single window of Sphingobium sp. SCG-1 DNA harbors:
- a CDS encoding TonB-dependent receptor gives MSYRAKLRLGLLSATIFTSTALAMPALAQAAQEAAADEGNAIIVTGTRRSTTLMDTPINISAVSSEELARQRIDDIRDLADFTPGMTISDTGPGSTGSVVLRGLNASDVASDGASYDDSLGVYLGEVPLYYDFKLLDIARVETLLGPQGTLYGLGTLAGAIRYIPNRPDVNTIEGEAHGRFYGKSHSGKLGYQADGVINIPIVQDHIAFRTATGYYYDPGFIDSPLLLRQPGVSLPQPGGTDGVSDADYAANLTGRKDLNFEKTFTTRNQLLFQTSEDLKVNFTYAFQRTKTDGRQANSTGVLGTGRYQNASRYIEPVNRRAHLVSMEVNANIADIVDLVSTSAYTNVRNRSQLDNTDLLLDLDYDYELFPAFSSWNESDNRRKQFNQEIRLVSAHGGPFSWVLGGFYNQQKYHNDYAEHVPGLSDFYGIPDNPEDLEYVSYTKSKVTEKAIFGEGTFKITPQWQVTGGARYFKYSSNVRGALTLPLIGDDPDTDVIENPLSPYDILAAGGKAKQDGWVWKVNTSYNVTPDFMVYATYSKGYRIGGPNGVAPCPDPIPADQQNACALPNEVQYGPDKTKNAEIGIRTQLFDRKLTFNFDVFHIKWQGIQVDSATLNGIAGITVNGGAAKSQGFETSFQFRPIPQLSIQGSYSYTDAKLTENIPGVITIRTTPNDYDSRPKFTQLDALDGDRLPGSAKNSGSLGATYTMPMMDGNLVANWTATYRGNVVSRLGWDRGYGDKIPSYVLNRASLSYETDRYSLSLFANNIFDKYAVVSVGQDRSRIGVNDGVAVRYYRQTVLNPRTFGLEARIKY, from the coding sequence ATGTCATATCGCGCGAAGTTGAGGTTGGGGCTTTTGTCCGCGACCATATTCACGAGCACCGCGCTCGCCATGCCAGCGCTTGCACAGGCCGCGCAGGAAGCTGCCGCTGATGAGGGGAACGCCATCATCGTCACCGGCACACGCCGCAGCACGACATTGATGGACACGCCGATCAACATCTCGGCCGTAAGTTCGGAGGAGCTGGCGCGGCAGCGGATCGACGATATTCGCGACCTTGCCGACTTTACGCCCGGCATGACGATCTCGGACACTGGCCCCGGTTCGACCGGATCGGTCGTGCTTCGCGGACTGAATGCTTCGGACGTCGCTTCCGATGGCGCGTCCTACGACGATTCGCTCGGCGTCTATCTGGGCGAGGTTCCGCTCTATTACGACTTCAAGCTGCTCGATATCGCACGCGTGGAAACGCTCCTCGGGCCGCAAGGCACGCTCTATGGCCTCGGGACGCTGGCGGGCGCGATACGGTACATCCCTAACCGTCCAGACGTGAACACTATCGAAGGCGAAGCACATGGCCGCTTTTATGGCAAAAGCCACAGTGGCAAGCTCGGTTATCAGGCGGACGGCGTCATCAACATTCCGATCGTGCAGGATCACATCGCCTTCCGCACGGCCACCGGCTATTATTACGATCCTGGCTTCATCGACTCCCCCTTGTTGCTCCGGCAACCCGGCGTGTCGCTGCCGCAGCCGGGCGGGACCGATGGCGTGTCCGATGCGGATTATGCGGCGAACCTGACGGGCCGCAAGGATCTGAACTTCGAAAAGACTTTCACCACGCGAAACCAATTGCTGTTCCAGACCAGCGAAGACCTGAAGGTGAACTTCACCTATGCATTCCAGCGGACCAAGACCGACGGTCGCCAAGCCAATAGCACCGGCGTGTTGGGAACGGGCAGATATCAGAATGCCAGCCGTTATATCGAGCCGGTGAACCGCCGGGCGCATCTTGTAAGCATGGAAGTTAACGCGAATATCGCGGACATCGTCGATCTGGTGTCGACGAGTGCGTACACCAACGTCCGGAATCGGTCGCAATTGGATAATACCGACCTGCTGCTCGATCTCGACTATGATTACGAGCTGTTCCCGGCCTTTTCGAGCTGGAACGAGTCCGACAATCGCCGCAAACAGTTCAATCAGGAAATTCGCCTCGTTTCCGCTCATGGTGGCCCATTTAGCTGGGTGTTAGGCGGCTTCTACAATCAGCAGAAATATCACAATGATTATGCCGAGCATGTTCCGGGCCTGTCGGACTTCTATGGAATACCCGACAACCCCGAAGATCTCGAATATGTGAGCTATACCAAGTCCAAAGTGACCGAGAAAGCGATCTTCGGCGAGGGCACGTTCAAGATAACGCCACAGTGGCAGGTTACCGGGGGCGCGCGCTATTTCAAATATAGTTCGAACGTCAGAGGGGCGCTCACGCTGCCGCTGATTGGGGATGACCCTGACACGGACGTAATCGAGAATCCGCTCAGCCCCTATGACATACTGGCTGCGGGCGGCAAAGCGAAGCAGGATGGCTGGGTATGGAAGGTCAATACGTCCTATAACGTCACACCCGACTTCATGGTGTATGCGACCTACAGCAAGGGTTATCGTATTGGCGGCCCTAACGGCGTTGCACCCTGTCCCGATCCCATACCGGCGGATCAGCAGAATGCCTGTGCCCTGCCAAACGAGGTTCAATATGGCCCTGACAAGACCAAGAACGCTGAAATCGGCATTCGCACGCAGCTTTTCGATCGGAAACTGACGTTCAACTTCGACGTCTTCCACATCAAGTGGCAGGGCATTCAGGTCGACTCCGCTACGTTGAACGGCATCGCCGGGATCACCGTGAACGGCGGGGCCGCGAAATCGCAGGGGTTTGAGACGTCTTTCCAGTTCAGGCCGATACCGCAATTGTCGATCCAGGGCAGCTATTCCTATACGGACGCCAAGCTGACCGAGAATATACCTGGCGTCATAACCATTCGCACCACCCCGAATGACTATGACTCGCGGCCCAAGTTCACGCAGCTCGACGCATTGGATGGCGATCGCCTGCCAGGATCGGCGAAGAATTCCGGTAGCCTAGGTGCGACGTACACTATGCCGATGATGGACGGAAACCTCGTCGCCAACTGGACAGCAACCTATCGTGGTAACGTTGTCTCACGTCTCGGCTGGGATCGTGGGTATGGCGACAAGATCCCGAGCTATGTGCTGAACCGCGCATCACTGTCCTATGAGACTGACCGGTACAGCCTTAGCCTGTTTGCGAACAACATCTTCGACAAATATGCGGTGGTCTCGGTCGGTCAGGACCGCTCGCGCATCGGCGTGAACGATGGTGTCGCCGTTCGCTACTATCGGCAGACAGTGCTGAACCCACGCACCTTCGGTCTGGAGGCGCGCATTAAATACTGA
- a CDS encoding sterol desaturase family protein encodes MEQKPAFNAAFDSTTPLMADSAHDGGNPDLRDYAYGVDGATVEGESALKKLAFDLLPPATLAVIMSFWAFGPETWTKNPWSIVIAGLLTTAFVQGLEFVRERHPGWRINRREFFTDLFYLTLGYTAIGWASSTLAEDPLKAAKQSLGITTEWAMHLPFLAQVMLVIVLVEFGQYWMHRLMHNNSFLWSTHAPHHHITQLNAMKGSVGNPIELFLISLSIVALFDLPEAAKFCAFNVLGAVSTFNHANVRSDPPKFYSFFFTTIRNHSLHHTALSYEDTRCNYGNSLILLDRIFGTYREGESAVVGQDERKRLSILEQFMFPARPLIERIQERRSTTEVATN; translated from the coding sequence ATGGAGCAAAAGCCTGCCTTTAATGCCGCTTTCGATAGCACTACGCCGTTGATGGCGGACAGCGCTCATGACGGTGGAAACCCTGATCTCCGAGATTATGCCTATGGTGTCGATGGCGCGACTGTAGAAGGGGAGAGCGCCCTGAAGAAACTGGCGTTCGACCTGTTGCCGCCCGCGACCCTCGCGGTCATCATGTCTTTCTGGGCATTTGGTCCTGAGACATGGACGAAGAACCCGTGGTCCATCGTCATAGCGGGTCTCCTTACGACCGCGTTCGTGCAGGGCCTCGAATTTGTCCGCGAGCGGCACCCCGGCTGGCGTATCAACAGACGCGAATTTTTCACGGACCTCTTCTATTTGACGTTGGGCTACACCGCGATTGGCTGGGCGTCGTCGACACTGGCCGAAGACCCGTTGAAGGCAGCCAAGCAATCGCTGGGAATCACCACTGAATGGGCGATGCATCTGCCGTTTCTGGCGCAGGTGATGCTGGTGATCGTCCTGGTCGAGTTCGGCCAATATTGGATGCATCGGCTGATGCACAACAATTCCTTTTTATGGTCGACGCATGCGCCGCATCACCACATCACCCAGTTGAACGCGATGAAGGGATCTGTGGGCAATCCCATTGAATTGTTCCTGATTAGCCTGAGTATCGTAGCGCTCTTTGACTTGCCCGAGGCCGCGAAATTCTGTGCATTCAACGTCCTGGGCGCCGTCTCCACATTCAACCATGCCAATGTGCGATCAGACCCCCCCAAGTTCTATTCCTTCTTCTTCACGACCATTCGGAACCACAGCCTTCACCATACAGCGCTGAGCTACGAAGACACCCGCTGCAACTATGGCAATTCGCTGATCCTCCTCGACCGAATATTCGGGACGTATCGTGAGGGCGAGTCGGCGGTCGTGGGTCAGGACGAACGCAAGCGATTGTCTATCCTCGAACAATTCATGTTCCCGGCGCGCCCTCTGATCGAAAGGATACAAGAGAGGCGGAGTACGACGGAAGTCGCAACGAACTGA
- a CDS encoding putative urea ABC transporter substrate-binding protein, whose protein sequence is MFNGILGAGRIAVMACALVAASCSPSSDKALQPRTEFSIGWSIYAGWMPWPYAQQAGIVKKWADKYGLKINVVQVNDYVESVNQYTAGKLDGVTVANMDALTIPAAGGKDTSAIIVGDYSNGNDGIMLKGADKLSAIKGRQVYLAELSVSHYLLARGLSSVGMSLTDIKTVNTSDADIVGAFTTPEARAAVAWNPQLSVMKATPGAKEVFSSADIPGEILDLLVVDTATLKTNPNLGKALAGIWYETTALMQRQDAQGKAARAAMAKLAGTKPEMFDSQLSTTYLYSDPKAAVAATSAPALITTMTRVRDFSYSKGLFGQGAKSADAVGMAFPGNKTLGDASHVTLRFDASYMQMAADGKL, encoded by the coding sequence ATGTTCAACGGAATTCTTGGCGCGGGGAGAATCGCAGTGATGGCGTGTGCGCTGGTGGCAGCATCCTGCTCGCCTTCATCGGACAAAGCGCTTCAGCCGCGCACGGAATTTAGCATTGGGTGGTCGATCTATGCAGGCTGGATGCCCTGGCCGTACGCGCAGCAGGCTGGCATCGTTAAAAAGTGGGCCGACAAATACGGTCTCAAGATCAACGTTGTGCAGGTCAACGACTATGTGGAGTCCGTCAATCAGTACACAGCGGGCAAACTGGACGGCGTAACCGTCGCGAACATGGACGCTCTTACTATACCCGCGGCCGGGGGCAAGGACACCAGCGCGATCATCGTGGGCGACTATTCGAACGGCAATGATGGCATCATGCTTAAGGGGGCAGACAAGCTCAGCGCGATCAAGGGCCGACAAGTCTATCTCGCTGAGTTGTCCGTCTCCCATTATCTCCTTGCACGTGGCCTCAGTTCGGTCGGCATGTCATTGACCGACATCAAGACAGTGAACACGTCGGACGCAGACATTGTTGGCGCGTTCACCACGCCGGAAGCGAGGGCCGCCGTCGCCTGGAACCCGCAACTTTCCGTCATGAAAGCGACGCCTGGCGCAAAAGAAGTCTTCAGTTCAGCCGACATCCCCGGTGAGATACTCGACCTGCTCGTCGTCGACACGGCGACACTGAAGACCAACCCCAATCTGGGCAAGGCATTGGCCGGCATCTGGTACGAGACGACCGCGCTGATGCAGCGACAGGATGCGCAGGGAAAGGCCGCGCGTGCGGCCATGGCTAAGCTGGCAGGCACCAAGCCGGAAATGTTCGACAGCCAGCTTTCCACCACTTATCTTTACAGCGATCCAAAGGCGGCGGTAGCGGCCACATCGGCCCCCGCGCTCATCACCACCATGACGCGTGTGCGGGACTTCAGCTATTCCAAGGGGCTCTTTGGCCAAGGCGCAAAGTCCGCCGATGCAGTGGGTATGGCTTTCCCAGGCAACAAGACGCTTGGCGACGCCAGCCATGTGACTCTGCGCTTCGACGCAAGCTATATGCAAATGGCGGCCGATGGTAAGCTCTGA
- a CDS encoding ABC transporter permease → MRWVNRRVRRGNSILLGAIPILLLVLLYLLVAASRHAANPNDKILPLPSSMMEAMSALLFQPDQLSGQLIFWADTIASLQRLGLGLGISTLSALLVGLLLGVLPPVRATFGPLVTGIAVIPPIALLPILFIAFGLGETAKVALIVIGIAPFMIRDVAAHIAALPREQIVKAQTLGASSWQLMIRVALPQAMPRLIQAVRLSLGPAWVFLISAEAIASDVGLGYRIFLVRRYLSMDIILPYVAWIALLAIAMDVLLTWSSRRLYPWVHGADH, encoded by the coding sequence ATGCGCTGGGTGAACCGACGCGTCCGGAGGGGTAACAGCATCCTATTGGGCGCAATACCTATCCTCCTGCTGGTGCTGCTTTATCTTCTGGTTGCAGCCAGCCGTCATGCTGCCAATCCCAACGATAAGATCTTGCCCTTGCCCAGCAGCATGATGGAGGCGATGTCGGCGCTGCTGTTCCAGCCAGACCAGCTTTCCGGGCAACTTATCTTCTGGGCGGACACAATCGCGAGCCTTCAGCGACTGGGGCTGGGTCTGGGTATATCCACATTATCGGCCCTATTGGTAGGGTTACTCCTGGGCGTACTACCGCCGGTACGCGCTACTTTTGGTCCGCTGGTGACGGGAATTGCCGTGATACCGCCGATCGCGCTGCTGCCGATCTTGTTCATCGCCTTCGGTCTTGGCGAGACGGCGAAAGTGGCGTTGATCGTCATCGGTATCGCGCCATTTATGATCCGTGACGTCGCAGCCCATATTGCGGCCCTCCCAAGGGAACAGATCGTCAAGGCACAGACGTTGGGTGCAAGCAGTTGGCAATTAATGATTCGCGTCGCGCTACCACAGGCCATGCCGCGCCTGATCCAGGCAGTACGGCTATCGCTCGGCCCCGCCTGGGTATTCCTGATTTCGGCGGAGGCGATCGCTTCTGATGTCGGCCTTGGCTATCGCATCTTCCTCGTCCGCCGCTATCTTTCGATGGATATCATTCTCCCTTACGTCGCATGGATCGCGCTCCTCGCCATTGCAATGGACGTTCTCCTGACATGGTCGAGCCGCCGCCTGTACCCTTGGGTGCATGGAGCGGACCATTGA
- a CDS encoding ATP-binding cassette domain-containing protein: MSALLSLRNIWVEYGDKVVLERVNLDIEAGSFVSIIGPSGAGKSSLLRIILGQEIPTRGSIMLDGTPLPPECGPDRGVVFQRYSVFPHMSVLRNTVFGLECAQAPLAARLFGARRRAAVAEAEEMLHAVGLGDSLHLYPAQMSGGMQQRLAIAQALIKRPRILLLDEPFGALDPGIRADMHALITRLWSDYSLTVIMVTHDIREAFSLGTRVLTLDKRRRDPHAPHRFGATAVYDLPLARRVRVAAPARDGVKESITLDENSNN, encoded by the coding sequence TTGAGCGCGCTGCTGAGCCTTCGCAATATCTGGGTCGAGTATGGCGACAAGGTCGTGCTGGAGCGAGTCAATCTCGACATCGAGGCAGGCTCCTTCGTCTCCATCATCGGGCCATCGGGTGCCGGCAAGAGCAGCCTGTTGCGCATCATTTTGGGTCAGGAAATCCCGACTCGAGGTTCGATCATGCTGGATGGCACGCCGCTTCCGCCAGAGTGCGGACCGGATCGCGGCGTGGTGTTCCAGCGCTATTCCGTGTTTCCGCACATGTCCGTCCTGCGCAACACGGTCTTTGGACTTGAGTGCGCGCAGGCGCCGCTGGCGGCCCGGCTCTTCGGTGCGCGCCGCCGCGCCGCCGTAGCCGAGGCAGAGGAAATGCTGCACGCCGTCGGCTTGGGCGACAGCCTGCATCTCTATCCTGCGCAGATGTCGGGCGGGATGCAGCAACGCCTTGCCATCGCGCAAGCGCTTATCAAGCGGCCACGCATCCTGCTCCTCGACGAACCTTTCGGCGCGCTTGACCCCGGCATCAGGGCGGACATGCACGCCCTGATAACGCGGCTGTGGAGCGACTATTCGCTGACTGTCATCATGGTCACGCACGATATCAGAGAAGCCTTCTCTCTTGGCACGCGCGTTCTGACACTGGACAAGCGCCGCCGCGATCCACACGCACCTCATCGCTTCGGCGCAACTGCGGTCTATGACCTTCCGCTTGCCAGAAGAGTCCGCGTCGCAGCACCGGCACGGGATGGCGTCAAAGAAAGTATTACACTTGACGAGAATAGTAATAATTGA
- a CDS encoding CopG family ribbon-helix-helix protein, translated as MSTEPTNLARLSMSLPAELFRQLDVMVEERGLPSRSQLIAELIRHALAEHEALTRPEDMLAGTITLVYRGDRGRVRQQLSQTQADYLKEVISSQHVFLEGDQSLEVLLVQGPATRLKELCDALRGVRGVHQLQLVTTTALLPQLHEQEGMEKDDSAAPSRHWANKGAAA; from the coding sequence ATGAGCACCGAACCCACTAATCTTGCCCGGCTCAGCATGAGCCTTCCCGCAGAACTGTTCCGCCAACTCGACGTGATGGTCGAAGAGCGCGGTCTTCCTTCCCGGTCGCAACTGATTGCAGAACTCATACGGCATGCGCTTGCCGAACATGAGGCGCTGACACGCCCGGAAGACATGCTCGCCGGCACGATCACGCTTGTGTACCGAGGCGATCGCGGCCGCGTGCGGCAGCAGCTTTCCCAAACGCAAGCCGACTATCTGAAGGAGGTCATCTCATCCCAGCATGTCTTTCTGGAAGGTGACCAGTCGCTCGAAGTGCTGCTGGTGCAGGGACCAGCCACACGACTGAAGGAACTGTGCGACGCCTTGCGCGGCGTTCGGGGTGTGCATCAATTGCAGCTTGTCACCACCACCGCCCTGCTACCGCAATTGCATGAGCAGGAGGGCATGGAGAAAGACGACAGCGCAGCCCCAAGCAGGCACTGGGCGAACAAGGGGGCCGCTGCATGA
- a CDS encoding urea amidolyase associated protein UAAP1, whose product MTAMLADPMAARDHARAMAGTVAEAMPRVPPVAEDLPENVTAADLLWEETIAAGGYATRKLSRGSRLRLIDLRGDACASMLIYNAEMPTERLNVADTVKIQWNAYLGGGKLLLSDMGRVLMSIMEDGAGTHDAFCGTSNAATNLARYGEGRNSGAFPNGRDRLLLGSAKHGLQRRDVHPCVNLFKGTRIEADGTITPVIGPFDAGRAMILRAEMDVIVVIANCPHVLDPRSEWTVTPLRATAWRGAVTPADDPVRMATPEGLRAFLNVEDYFRR is encoded by the coding sequence ATGACGGCAATGCTTGCCGATCCTATGGCTGCCCGGGATCACGCCCGAGCCATGGCCGGAACGGTGGCGGAAGCGATGCCGCGCGTGCCGCCAGTCGCCGAGGACTTGCCTGAGAATGTGACCGCCGCCGACCTGTTGTGGGAAGAAACGATTGCGGCGGGCGGTTATGCGACCCGGAAACTCTCACGCGGTTCCCGCCTCCGCCTGATCGATTTGCGAGGCGACGCTTGCGCTTCAATGCTAATCTACAATGCCGAGATGCCGACCGAGCGGCTCAACGTTGCGGACACGGTGAAGATACAGTGGAATGCCTATCTGGGCGGAGGCAAGCTGCTTCTGTCCGATATGGGTCGCGTCCTGATGAGCATAATGGAGGATGGCGCAGGCACCCATGATGCCTTCTGCGGCACCTCCAATGCCGCGACCAATCTCGCTAGATATGGCGAAGGTCGCAACAGCGGCGCTTTTCCCAATGGGCGCGACCGCCTGTTGCTCGGGTCGGCCAAGCATGGGCTGCAACGGCGGGACGTCCATCCCTGCGTGAACCTGTTCAAGGGCACACGGATCGAGGCCGACGGGACCATCACTCCCGTCATCGGCCCATTTGACGCCGGACGTGCCATGATCTTGCGCGCAGAGATGGATGTGATCGTCGTCATCGCTAATTGCCCGCATGTGCTGGACCCGCGCTCTGAATGGACTGTGACGCCCCTGCGGGCGACGGCCTGGCGCGGCGCGGTTACGCCTGCCGATGATCCTGTTCGTATGGCTACGCCGGAAGGATTACGCGCTTTCCTGAATGTCGAAGACTATTTCCGTCGCTAA
- a CDS encoding urea amidolyase associated protein UAAP2 — protein MTIDPHMTGLPGNVVHDEIVAARAPWLYHVAAGQTLRIVDLEGNQAVDFLLYSAADDAERYSAQDTVSAQQNLFLRSGTVLRSNEGRAMMTIVDTSVEYHDTIGGACSCESNTLRYGHHTKSQHACVENFLEANLTEGRGKRDIVSNINFFMNVPVEDDGALGIVDGISAPGLTVDLRAEMDVVVVVSNCPQINNPCNAFNPTPVRMIVTA, from the coding sequence ATGACCATCGATCCGCATATGACAGGCCTTCCCGGCAATGTCGTTCATGACGAGATTGTAGCCGCCCGCGCACCCTGGTTGTATCATGTCGCTGCTGGGCAAACCCTTCGGATCGTCGATCTGGAGGGCAACCAGGCCGTCGATTTCCTTCTCTATTCCGCAGCCGATGATGCGGAGCGTTACAGCGCGCAGGATACGGTCTCAGCACAGCAAAACCTGTTCCTTCGTTCCGGCACCGTGCTGCGGTCAAACGAAGGGCGGGCGATGATGACGATCGTCGACACTTCGGTCGAATATCACGACACGATCGGCGGCGCCTGCTCTTGTGAGTCCAACACACTACGCTACGGCCACCATACCAAATCCCAACATGCCTGCGTCGAGAACTTCCTGGAGGCCAATCTGACTGAAGGCCGCGGCAAGCGCGATATCGTCTCCAATATCAATTTCTTCATGAACGTCCCGGTGGAGGACGACGGCGCACTGGGCATCGTCGATGGCATTTCGGCACCCGGCCTGACAGTCGATCTGCGGGCGGAGATGGACGTGGTCGTCGTCGTGTCCAACTGCCCGCAGATCAACAATCCCTGCAATGCCTTCAATCCGACACCCGTAAGGATGATCGTCACCGCATGA